Proteins co-encoded in one Sulfurimonas sp. HSL1-2 genomic window:
- a CDS encoding globin: MLNLEIMPGQLGVRPPVTKPHPGFYPQVGEARFRKLVDDHYELIRDSDIAFLFPVNDEDDFQQAKNNAADFFIQICGGPDYFNQHRGEPRMVGRHAPFRIDEAARRRWLEFYAQLLPQLVEEGIDEAYVQSFWDYINVFSGWMINTPSA, encoded by the coding sequence ATGCTTAACCTTGAAATCATGCCCGGCCAGCTCGGCGTCCGTCCCCCGGTAACCAAACCCCATCCCGGCTTCTACCCGCAGGTCGGCGAAGCGCGCTTCCGCAAACTCGTCGACGACCACTACGAACTGATCCGCGACAGCGATATCGCCTTTTTGTTCCCCGTCAACGACGAGGACGATTTCCAGCAGGCCAAGAACAATGCCGCGGATTTCTTTATCCAGATCTGCGGCGGTCCGGACTACTTCAACCAGCACCGCGGCGAACCGAGAATGGTCGGCCGCCACGCGCCGTTCCGCATCGACGAAGCGGCCCGCCGCCGCTGGCTGGAGTTTTACGCCCAGTTGCTGCCCCAGCTCGTCGAAGAGGGAATCGACGAAGCCTACGTCCAGTCCTTCTGGGACTACATCAACGTTTTCTCCGGCTGGATGATCAACACCCCCTCCGCCTAA
- the ade gene encoding adenine deaminase yields the protein MVIESNYVDIRRREIYPAKVIIENGVIDAVTKIDTPCSTYLLPGFIDAHIHIESSMLPPSEFARLAVLHGTVATVSDPHEIANVLGIKGVEFMLENAGKVPFHFAFGASPCIPATPFETSGALLGVEEVKTLLANPKIRYLSEVMNFPGVVAGDAEMLAKIAAAKTLGKPVDGHAPGLRGDDLKRYIAAGITTDHEAFTYEEGLEKVQAGMKILIREGSAAKNFEALAPLIKAYPDMLMFCSDDRHPDDLRREHIDALVRRAVAKGYDLFDVLRIACLNPIDHYGLGVGTLQPGESADLIEVNNLEDFSVLRTVIGGRIVAEKGRSLIHSVPLPELNNFHAAPKRPEDFAFPPCDTVEVIEAVDGELVTHEMIASLKNVPARRIGDPEHDILKIAVVNRYEEAPPAVAYVNGFGLKEGAIASSVAHDSHNIIAVGCSDEAIAEAVNLIIDSRGGICALNAAEQHLLPLRIAGIMSGEDGFKVAEQYEMLDRFARSALGSKLHAPFMTLSFMALLVIPELKLSDKGLFDGRTFHFIKGCRTEP from the coding sequence ATGGTCATCGAATCCAACTACGTCGATATCCGCCGCCGCGAGATCTACCCCGCCAAAGTCATCATTGAAAACGGCGTTATCGATGCCGTTACCAAAATCGACACCCCCTGCTCCACCTACCTCCTCCCCGGCTTCATCGACGCGCATATCCACATTGAAAGCTCCATGCTCCCGCCGAGCGAATTCGCCCGCCTCGCCGTCCTTCACGGTACGGTGGCAACCGTCTCCGACCCCCACGAGATCGCCAACGTTCTCGGCATCAAAGGGGTGGAATTCATGCTGGAAAATGCCGGGAAGGTTCCTTTCCACTTCGCCTTCGGGGCCTCCCCCTGCATCCCGGCGACCCCCTTTGAAACGAGCGGTGCGCTCCTCGGCGTCGAGGAGGTGAAAACACTGCTGGCAAACCCGAAGATCCGCTACCTCAGCGAGGTGATGAACTTCCCGGGGGTTGTCGCCGGCGACGCGGAGATGCTTGCAAAGATCGCGGCTGCAAAGACGCTGGGAAAACCCGTCGACGGCCACGCCCCCGGTCTGCGCGGCGACGACCTGAAACGCTACATCGCTGCCGGCATCACGACCGACCATGAAGCCTTCACCTACGAAGAGGGGCTGGAAAAGGTTCAGGCGGGGATGAAGATCCTCATCCGTGAGGGCTCCGCCGCGAAAAACTTCGAAGCCCTTGCCCCGCTGATAAAAGCGTACCCCGACATGCTGATGTTCTGCAGCGACGACCGCCACCCCGACGACCTCCGCCGAGAACATATTGACGCCCTCGTACGGCGCGCCGTCGCCAAGGGGTATGACCTCTTCGACGTGCTTCGCATCGCCTGCCTCAATCCCATTGATCACTACGGCCTCGGCGTCGGTACGCTGCAGCCGGGGGAGAGCGCCGACCTCATCGAAGTCAATAATCTGGAGGATTTCAGCGTCCTACGGACCGTTATCGGGGGCCGCATTGTTGCCGAAAAAGGCAGAAGCCTTATCCACTCCGTACCGCTGCCGGAGCTCAACAACTTCCATGCAGCGCCTAAGCGGCCGGAGGATTTTGCCTTTCCGCCCTGTGACACCGTGGAGGTGATCGAGGCCGTCGACGGCGAACTGGTCACCCACGAGATGATCGCCTCGCTGAAAAACGTCCCTGCCCGCCGCATCGGTGACCCCGAGCACGACATTCTCAAAATTGCCGTCGTCAACCGTTACGAAGAGGCCCCGCCCGCCGTCGCCTACGTGAACGGTTTCGGACTGAAAGAGGGGGCCATCGCCTCCAGCGTCGCCCACGATTCCCACAACATCATCGCCGTCGGCTGCAGCGACGAAGCGATCGCCGAGGCGGTCAACCTCATCATCGATTCCCGGGGCGGTATCTGCGCATTGAACGCCGCGGAACAGCATCTGCTGCCGCTGCGCATCGCCGGGATCATGAGCGGAGAAGACGGTTTCAAAGTCGCTGAACAGTACGAAATGCTGGACCGCTTCGCAAGATCGGCGCTGGGTTCAAAATTGCACGCACCGTTTATGACCCTCTCGTTTATGGCGTTGCTCGTCATCCCCGAACTCAAACTCAGCGACAAGGGGCTATTCGACGGGCGGACCTTCCACTTCATCAAAGGGTGCAGAACAGAACCATGA
- a CDS encoding NCS2 family permease — protein MNPFQLRDHGTDVRTEMTAGFTTFLAMLYIVPVNAAILSAAGLPFDAVITATAVMTIIASILNGLWANTPIAMSVGMGLNAYFSFGLVKGMGLAWQTALGIVFLSGILYILISITPLRRWMITTIPVDVKRAVSAGIGAFIAFIGMEQLHLITDSPATLVTLGNLKDPHLLIGLFGLGLAIFFVIKKVRGAFILSITLTALLAWATGVEPMPESFFSLPASMAPIAFELDITSALSLSMAPLILIFLITDLFDTLGTLTGVGMRANLFHGKDSVPLQRTIEADAAATMLSGLAGVTSTTAFIESAAGVEAGGRTGLTAVVTGLLFILPLFWLPFFQAIPSNAVYPVLIVIGVMMFGELQHIDYSDAAVKYSTFLIVLGMPLTYSITDGLLLGSLAYVFIRLIQGRFRQIDIAMGVLAAVALLVFFVL, from the coding sequence ATGAACCCTTTTCAACTCCGCGACCACGGCACGGACGTCCGCACCGAGATGACCGCCGGCTTTACGACCTTCCTCGCCATGCTCTACATCGTCCCCGTCAACGCCGCGATCCTCAGTGCAGCAGGCCTTCCTTTTGATGCCGTCATCACGGCGACGGCGGTCATGACCATCATTGCCTCCATCCTCAACGGCCTCTGGGCCAACACCCCTATTGCCATGAGCGTCGGCATGGGGCTCAACGCCTACTTCAGCTTCGGGCTCGTCAAGGGGATGGGGCTGGCATGGCAGACGGCGCTGGGGATCGTCTTCCTCTCCGGCATCCTCTATATCCTCATCAGCATCACTCCGCTGCGGCGCTGGATGATCACAACGATCCCCGTCGATGTCAAACGCGCCGTCAGCGCAGGTATCGGGGCCTTCATCGCCTTTATCGGGATGGAGCAGCTTCACCTCATCACGGACAGCCCGGCGACCCTGGTCACCCTGGGCAACCTCAAAGACCCCCACCTTCTCATCGGCCTCTTCGGCCTCGGCCTGGCGATCTTTTTTGTCATCAAAAAGGTCCGTGGAGCCTTTATCCTCTCCATCACGTTGACCGCCCTGCTCGCCTGGGCGACGGGGGTGGAGCCGATGCCCGAGAGCTTTTTCTCCCTGCCCGCCTCTATGGCACCGATCGCCTTCGAACTCGACATCACCTCGGCGCTCAGCCTCTCGATGGCGCCGCTCATCCTCATCTTCCTCATCACCGACCTCTTTGACACCCTCGGCACCCTGACGGGGGTCGGGATGCGCGCGAACCTCTTCCACGGCAAGGACTCCGTCCCCCTGCAGCGCACCATCGAGGCCGACGCCGCGGCGACGATGCTCAGCGGCCTTGCCGGGGTCACCAGCACAACCGCATTCATCGAGAGTGCTGCCGGGGTAGAAGCGGGCGGGCGGACGGGACTGACCGCCGTCGTTACCGGGCTGCTTTTCATATTGCCGCTCTTCTGGCTCCCCTTTTTCCAGGCCATCCCCTCCAACGCCGTCTATCCCGTTCTTATCGTTATCGGCGTCATGATGTTCGGGGAACTGCAGCACATCGACTATTCGGACGCGGCGGTCAAGTACAGCACCTTCTTGATCGTCCTGGGGATGCCGCTCACCTACTCCATCACCGACGGCCTGCTGCTGGGCTCACTCGCCTACGTCTTTATCCGCCTCATCCAGGGGCGCTTCAGGCAGATCGATATCGCGATGGGCGTCCTCGCCGCCGTCGCCCTGCTCGTCTTCTTCGTTCTTTGA
- a CDS encoding NTP transferase domain-containing protein, translated as MTVVLLAAGRSSRTSDLKSLYRVEGEYLINRQIRQLQSYGYDVAVVLGYAYERISAVLPDGVKVIRNEAYGEGMFSSVKRAFETLDAPELYFCQVDRPVPDKRVFEALSRSESPVATAFYEGHRRPPQRISAVMKSDLLASDAGRLDAWIEATGIAEAVDVDDPKVALNANTDEELRRIFG; from the coding sequence ATGACGGTCGTCCTGCTCGCCGCCGGGAGATCCTCCCGCACCTCTGATCTGAAATCACTGTACAGGGTGGAGGGGGAGTACCTGATCAACCGGCAGATCCGGCAGCTGCAAAGCTACGGCTACGATGTCGCCGTCGTTCTGGGATATGCCTATGAGCGGATCAGCGCCGTCCTTCCCGATGGGGTGAAGGTGATCCGCAACGAAGCGTATGGGGAGGGGATGTTCTCCTCGGTCAAGAGGGCGTTCGAGACGCTCGATGCCCCGGAGCTCTACTTCTGCCAGGTGGACCGCCCCGTGCCGGACAAGCGCGTCTTCGAAGCGCTATCCCGCAGCGAAAGCCCAGTGGCGACGGCTTTTTACGAGGGACACCGCAGGCCGCCGCAGCGCATCAGCGCCGTGATGAAAAGCGATCTGCTCGCCTCGGACGCGGGGCGTTTAGATGCATGGATCGAGGCGACCGGCATCGCAGAGGCCGTTGACGTCGACGATCCGAAGGTGGCGCTCAACGCCAATACGGATGAGGAGCTCAGACGCATCTTCGGCTGA
- a CDS encoding FAD binding domain-containing protein, translating into MNYLRATNLGEATALLARYPEALLLCGSTDAALQLRHAAATATLIDIHALEELKGVSVEDGHMRIGALVTLNELLRSDVVRASLPLLAACAETFGSHQIRNLATVGGNIANASPAADLTAALVALEATVTLASQEGERSVPLEAFYCGYKCTKLDHELITAVTVPLQTGEWYYRKAGMRERLNIAKVSIALTQGHGGFRISGASLGPSPVRFRTLEALLDGGVYDDAAIKEALESDTDPSGGHRSTKAYRLRVAFNMIKEALSQPEER; encoded by the coding sequence ATGAACTATCTGCGTGCGACGAATCTCGGCGAGGCGACGGCACTGTTGGCGCGGTATCCGGAGGCACTGCTGCTCTGCGGCAGCACAGATGCGGCGCTGCAGCTGCGGCATGCCGCTGCCACCGCCACCCTCATCGACATCCACGCCCTGGAGGAGCTGAAAGGCGTCAGCGTGGAAGACGGCCATATGCGGATCGGCGCGCTTGTGACGCTCAACGAACTGCTCCGCAGCGATGTGGTCCGGGCTTCCCTGCCGCTGCTGGCGGCCTGTGCCGAAACCTTCGGCTCGCACCAGATCCGCAACCTCGCCACCGTCGGCGGCAATATTGCCAACGCCTCACCCGCCGCGGACCTGACGGCTGCGCTCGTGGCGCTGGAGGCCACGGTGACGCTGGCGTCGCAGGAGGGGGAGCGGAGCGTGCCGCTTGAAGCGTTCTACTGCGGCTACAAATGCACGAAACTCGACCATGAGCTCATTACCGCCGTCACCGTTCCGCTGCAGACGGGAGAGTGGTACTACCGAAAGGCGGGGATGAGAGAGCGGCTCAACATCGCGAAAGTGAGTATCGCCCTGACGCAGGGCCACGGCGGTTTCCGTATCAGCGGGGCGTCGCTGGGGCCTTCTCCCGTCCGCTTTCGGACCCTCGAAGCCTTGCTGGATGGGGGTGTGTACGACGACGCGGCGATCAAAGAAGCCCTCGAGAGCGATACGGACCCCTCCGGCGGGCACCGTTCGACGAAAGCGTACCGGCTCCGGGTGGCGTTCAACATGATCAAGGAAGCCCTTTCGCAGCCGGAGGAGAGATGA
- a CDS encoding (2Fe-2S)-binding protein, which yields MQITCTINGKVHRFDCAPESRVLDLVREAGMTSVKAGCGEGECGACSLFVNGRLVNACLLLAPQIQDAEVVTLEGLQEETAAIRESFAEHGAVQCGFCTPGFVLRAYDYLSHGGERSEEAIKAALDGNLCRCTGYRKIVEAIVKVKS from the coding sequence ATGCAGATAACGTGTACGATCAACGGCAAAGTTCACCGGTTTGACTGTGCCCCGGAGAGCCGGGTGCTCGACCTGGTGCGCGAGGCGGGAATGACGTCGGTCAAGGCGGGCTGCGGTGAAGGGGAGTGCGGCGCCTGCAGCCTCTTTGTCAACGGCAGACTCGTCAATGCCTGCCTGCTGCTTGCCCCGCAGATACAGGACGCGGAGGTTGTGACGCTGGAGGGGTTGCAGGAGGAGACGGCAGCGATCCGCGAAAGCTTTGCCGAACACGGTGCCGTACAGTGCGGCTTCTGCACGCCGGGCTTCGTCCTGCGCGCCTACGACTACCTCAGTCACGGCGGTGAACGCAGTGAAGAGGCGATCAAGGCGGCCCTGGACGGCAATCTCTGCCGCTGTACAGGCTACCGGAAGATCGTCGAGGCCATCGTAAAGGTGAAGTCATGA
- a CDS encoding xanthine dehydrogenase family protein molybdopterin-binding subunit gives MGVVGESVVRVDAAAKADGTLRYTDDLAFDGLYGVVVRSEIAYGKIRSITYDPAFDFSGIVIVDHSDIEGRNANVVLTDDQPFLAATRVRHIGEPILLLAHRSKQRLRDAAAHITIDYDAQEPVLSMEESLACKQRLYGEDNVFKAIHTVKGSVPEAEGLHSLDKTYTTPHQEQAYLEPQSMVARYNGGRVKIIGSMQCPFFVEAALEGLAGEKIEVEQAPTGGGFGGKEDYPSLIAGYAYLLCKKAGQDVKIVYDREEDIAYTTKRHPSKLRYKSRFDSMGKLYALEVEIIIDGGAYVTLSPVVLARCVLHAAGFYDCGYLRIDARAVATNTPPNGAFRGFGAPQVLFGIERHMDDIARALGLSPAAVRERNLPGADSVGVSGVPITEHARLRALFETARRESGFDALYDVPSPHRGVGMALFMHGAGYTGVGESMLASSVSIALESDGSVEIRVGSVEMGQGTLTALPQIVADALALPVEMVTCRTPNTAEVADSGPTVASRTVMIVGRLLAQAASKLKTALGDYDSPDGYREAVTRYRQSGAPQQFGASYEQPADILWDEDLFYGNGYEAYGLGCYIAEVEVDPVDYRVRVVRFDAYNDVGQVVNPMMAEGQVEGGVAQGIGYALFERLVYETGRVRSPRFSDYTLPMAPDLLKISVRFLGLEGPSLGLGELPMDGPAAAVANALGHVLGNAFDALPITPETVEEACR, from the coding sequence ATGGGAGTGGTGGGAGAGAGCGTTGTCCGTGTCGATGCCGCGGCGAAAGCGGACGGGACGCTGCGCTATACGGATGATCTCGCTTTTGACGGCTTGTACGGTGTGGTCGTGCGCTCCGAGATTGCCTACGGAAAGATTCGGTCGATCACCTATGACCCGGCCTTTGATTTTTCCGGCATTGTCATCGTTGACCACAGCGATATCGAGGGGCGCAATGCCAACGTCGTCCTGACCGACGACCAGCCCTTCCTCGCTGCAACGCGTGTCCGGCACATCGGGGAGCCGATCCTGCTGCTGGCGCACCGTTCGAAACAGCGGCTGCGCGATGCGGCGGCCCATATCACGATCGACTACGACGCGCAGGAACCGGTACTGAGCATGGAGGAGTCCCTGGCGTGCAAGCAGCGGCTCTACGGCGAGGACAACGTCTTCAAAGCCATACATACGGTCAAGGGCAGCGTCCCGGAAGCGGAGGGGCTTCATAGCCTGGACAAAACCTACACGACCCCGCATCAGGAGCAGGCCTACCTGGAGCCGCAAAGCATGGTGGCGCGCTACAACGGCGGGCGGGTCAAGATCATCGGCTCGATGCAGTGCCCTTTCTTCGTCGAGGCGGCGCTGGAGGGGCTGGCCGGCGAGAAGATCGAGGTGGAACAGGCCCCGACGGGGGGCGGCTTCGGCGGCAAGGAGGATTACCCCTCCCTGATCGCGGGTTACGCCTACCTGCTCTGCAAGAAGGCAGGGCAGGATGTCAAAATCGTCTATGACCGTGAAGAGGATATTGCCTACACGACCAAGCGCCACCCCTCAAAACTGCGCTACAAAAGCCGCTTTGATTCCATGGGTAAACTGTATGCGCTGGAAGTGGAGATCATCATCGACGGCGGGGCATATGTGACGCTCTCGCCCGTCGTCCTCGCGCGCTGCGTCCTGCATGCGGCGGGCTTCTACGACTGCGGCTACCTCAGGATCGACGCCCGCGCCGTGGCGACGAATACCCCGCCCAACGGGGCTTTCAGGGGGTTCGGTGCCCCGCAGGTCCTTTTCGGGATCGAGCGCCACATGGACGATATCGCCCGCGCTCTCGGCCTTTCGCCGGCGGCGGTGCGCGAACGCAACCTCCCCGGTGCGGACTCGGTCGGCGTTTCGGGGGTGCCTATCACCGAACATGCCCGGCTGCGTGCCCTGTTCGAGACCGCACGGCGCGAGAGCGGTTTTGATGCCCTTTACGACGTCCCATCACCGCACCGAGGGGTCGGAATGGCGCTCTTTATGCATGGTGCCGGGTACACCGGCGTAGGGGAGAGCATGCTGGCCTCCAGCGTTTCGATCGCCCTGGAATCGGACGGCAGCGTCGAAATCCGTGTCGGGAGCGTGGAGATGGGGCAGGGGACGCTGACGGCGCTGCCGCAGATCGTCGCCGATGCGCTGGCACTCCCCGTGGAGATGGTCACCTGCCGTACTCCGAATACCGCCGAGGTCGCCGACAGCGGCCCGACGGTCGCTTCCCGGACGGTGATGATCGTCGGGCGCCTGCTCGCACAGGCGGCGAGCAAGCTGAAAACGGCGCTTGGGGACTATGACAGTCCAGACGGGTACCGGGAGGCGGTGACGCGCTACCGGCAAAGTGGCGCTCCGCAGCAGTTCGGAGCCTCCTATGAACAACCCGCCGACATTCTCTGGGACGAAGACCTCTTTTACGGCAACGGCTATGAGGCGTACGGGCTGGGATGCTACATCGCCGAAGTGGAAGTTGACCCCGTCGACTACCGCGTCCGGGTCGTCCGTTTTGACGCCTACAACGACGTCGGTCAGGTTGTCAATCCCATGATGGCGGAGGGGCAGGTCGAAGGGGGTGTGGCCCAGGGGATCGGGTATGCCCTTTTCGAGCGCCTGGTGTATGAAACGGGGCGCGTACGAAGTCCCCGTTTCAGTGATTATACGCTGCCGATGGCCCCCGACCTGCTGAAAATTTCCGTGCGTTTCCTTGGTTTGGAAGGTCCCTCGCTGGGGCTTGGGGAGCTGCCGATGGACGGTCCGGCCGCCGCCGTCGCAAACGCGCTTGGGCATGTCCTCGGAAACGCTTTTGACGCTTTGCCGATCACCCCGGAAACGGTGGAGGAAGCATGCAGATAA
- a CDS encoding branched-chain amino acid transaminase — protein MNEAKYIWMNGEFLPWHESKVHVLSHTLHYGNGVIEGTKAYKTDKGYAIFRLNDHTERLIQSGKMVLLNIPYSAEELNAAQIELIRKNDFTGDNVYLRPFAFLGYGVMGLYHKDAPVETAVAAWEWGAYLGEEGMRRGIRLKISSFTRPANTSNMGKAKAVANYLNSQMAKYEAVECGYDEALLLDDQGYVAEASGAGFFMVRDGKLISPPNDNSLESITQKTIIELAQDMGYEVIRRRVTREEAYIADEAFLTGTAAEITPVREIDARILGNGARGPITEKLQSAYFDVVFGRNPKFTHYLTYV, from the coding sequence ATGAACGAAGCCAAGTACATTTGGATGAACGGCGAATTCCTTCCCTGGCACGAATCAAAAGTCCACGTACTGTCACACACGCTGCACTACGGCAACGGCGTTATCGAGGGGACCAAGGCGTACAAGACCGACAAAGGGTACGCCATCTTCCGCCTCAACGACCATACCGAGCGTCTGATCCAGTCGGGCAAAATGGTCCTGCTGAACATCCCCTACAGTGCTGAAGAGCTCAACGCTGCGCAGATCGAGCTGATCCGCAAGAACGACTTTACGGGTGACAACGTCTACCTGCGCCCCTTTGCCTTCCTGGGTTACGGTGTCATGGGCCTCTATCACAAGGACGCCCCGGTCGAGACGGCCGTCGCTGCGTGGGAGTGGGGTGCCTACCTCGGCGAAGAGGGGATGCGCAGAGGCATCCGCCTCAAGATCTCCTCGTTCACCCGCCCGGCCAACACCTCCAACATGGGCAAGGCCAAGGCCGTCGCAAACTACCTGAACTCGCAGATGGCCAAGTATGAAGCCGTCGAGTGCGGGTATGACGAAGCCCTGCTCCTTGACGACCAGGGTTACGTCGCCGAGGCAAGCGGTGCAGGCTTCTTCATGGTCCGTGACGGCAAGCTTATCTCGCCGCCTAATGACAACTCCCTCGAGTCGATCACGCAGAAGACGATCATCGAGCTGGCCCAGGACATGGGCTACGAGGTGATCCGCCGCCGCGTCACCCGCGAAGAGGCCTACATCGCCGATGAAGCCTTCCTGACCGGCACCGCCGCAGAGATCACCCCGGTCCGCGAGATCGATGCCCGCATCCTCGGCAACGGTGCCCGCGGTCCGATCACGGAGAAACTACAAAGCGCCTACTTCGACGTCGTCTTCGGACGCAACCCGAAGTTCACCCATTACCTGACATACGTCTAA
- a CDS encoding prohibitin family protein, with protein sequence MATDMNDYFNKKKSSSGGSGGGFTPPKPPKMEFNMGKGKSALLLLGVVIVVFLLIAKPFVIITEGERGILATNGKYEPNALLPGLHFIIPVIQKVYLVDTKVRIINYASRIERAGAEGEGLEVRPAITVLDKRGLPVSIELTVQYRLNAQYAAQTISNWGFSWEEKIINPVVRDIVRNVVGQYEAESLPTNRNTIANQIEQGIRQSIEGQENSPANFQSVQLREIVLPQKVKDQIESVQIAKQQVQKAEQDVQRAKQEALKRAAEAQGKANAVRIEAEGKANAIKIEADATAQANRAISASLTDKLLQMEQIKVQGQFNDALRENKDAKIFLTPGGSTPNIWVDMKNPQRQSAIK encoded by the coding sequence ATGGCAACAGACATGAACGACTACTTCAACAAGAAAAAAAGCAGCTCCGGCGGCAGCGGCGGCGGTTTCACCCCGCCCAAGCCCCCCAAGATGGAGTTCAACATGGGCAAAGGCAAATCGGCACTGCTCCTCCTCGGCGTTGTCATCGTCGTTTTTCTACTGATTGCCAAACCCTTCGTCATCATCACCGAAGGTGAACGCGGTATCCTCGCGACCAACGGGAAGTATGAGCCCAATGCCCTCCTGCCGGGCCTGCACTTCATCATCCCGGTGATCCAGAAGGTCTACCTCGTCGACACGAAGGTCAGAATCATCAACTACGCCAGCCGTATCGAGCGCGCCGGGGCCGAAGGTGAAGGCCTTGAAGTCCGTCCGGCGATCACCGTCCTCGACAAGCGCGGTCTGCCCGTCTCCATCGAACTGACGGTACAGTACCGCCTCAACGCGCAGTACGCGGCCCAGACCATCTCCAACTGGGGCTTCAGCTGGGAAGAGAAGATCATCAACCCCGTCGTACGCGACATCGTGCGCAACGTCGTCGGCCAGTACGAGGCGGAATCCCTGCCGACGAACCGCAATACCATCGCAAACCAGATTGAACAGGGCATCCGCCAGAGTATCGAGGGGCAGGAGAACTCCCCGGCCAACTTCCAGTCGGTCCAGCTGCGCGAGATCGTCCTGCCGCAGAAGGTCAAGGACCAGATCGAAAGCGTCCAGATCGCCAAGCAGCAGGTCCAGAAAGCCGAGCAGGACGTCCAGCGCGCCAAACAGGAAGCCCTCAAACGGGCCGCCGAAGCCCAGGGTAAAGCCAACGCCGTCCGCATCGAAGCAGAGGGTAAAGCCAACGCGATCAAGATCGAAGCCGACGCAACCGCCCAGGCCAACAGGGCAATCAGCGCCTCGCTCACGGACAAGCTGCTCCAGATGGAACAGATCAAGGTACAGGGGCAGTTCAACGATGCCCTGCGCGAGAACAAGGATGCGAAGATCTTCCTGACCCCCGGAGGCTCCACGCCGAACATCTGGGTTGACATGAAGAACCCGCAGCGCCAAAGCGCCATCAAGTAA
- the hisIE gene encoding bifunctional phosphoribosyl-AMP cyclohydrolase/phosphoribosyl-ATP diphosphatase HisIE encodes MQEILNRVDWQKQELLPVIVQDVHTNEVLMMAYMNREALQLSLETKLAHYYSRSKQRLWKKGESSGHLQHIKQFLIDCDDDTLLLKVEQEGVACHTGRKSCFFTELDSGSETMAVEVDTAAAYGVIDTLYHTILERKNADPETSWTAKLLSKGENTILKKVVEEAGEFSFAVKDDDEEEIVYEAADLTYHVLVALGYKNISPDRIKQELARRFGISGIAEKASRPS; translated from the coding sequence ATGCAAGAAATTCTCAATCGGGTCGACTGGCAAAAACAGGAACTGCTTCCCGTTATCGTACAGGACGTCCATACGAACGAGGTCCTGATGATGGCCTATATGAACCGCGAAGCCCTGCAGCTCTCCCTGGAGACGAAGCTCGCCCACTACTACTCCCGCTCCAAGCAGCGGCTGTGGAAAAAGGGCGAGAGCAGCGGCCACCTGCAGCACATCAAGCAGTTCCTCATCGACTGCGACGACGACACCCTGCTGCTCAAAGTAGAGCAGGAAGGCGTCGCCTGCCACACCGGCCGCAAGTCCTGTTTCTTCACCGAGCTCGACAGCGGCAGCGAGACGATGGCCGTCGAAGTTGACACGGCAGCCGCCTACGGCGTCATCGACACCCTCTACCACACGATCCTCGAGCGCAAGAACGCCGACCCGGAGACCTCCTGGACAGCCAAGCTGCTGAGCAAAGGCGAAAACACGATCCTGAAAAAAGTCGTCGAAGAGGCCGGGGAGTTCAGTTTCGCCGTCAAGGACGACGACGAGGAGGAGATCGTCTACGAGGCCGCGGACCTCACCTACCACGTCCTCGTCGCCCTGGGCTACAAGAACATCTCCCCCGACCGCATAAAGCAGGAGCTTGCCCGCCGCTTCGGCATAAGCGGCATTGCCGAAAAAGCTTCCAGGCCTTCGTAG